CGGTGACGCTCTGGAAGAGCCTTTCCACGCCCTGGAGGCTGATGACGGAGTTCATGTCGGGTGCGACGGGAATGAGGATCGTGGGATTCAGTCGGGCGAGACGGCGGATGATCCAGATAGACGAGCCGGTGAGGTCGAAGAGAACGCGGTTGGTGCCGCGGCTGCTCTGGGCCACCTCGTCCATGAACTTCTCCTGGCCGGCGGGGTCGGAGCCGGAGCCATCGACGTCGTAGCTGACGAGGGAGATGGGTGCGTCCACGCTGCCGCTGGGTGGGGTAAAGGTGCGGACGACCCCGGGGCGGAGTTCGTTCGCGCCGAAGTAAAACGGAAGCAGGCCGTGGGAGGTGGTGTCGGTGAGGATGACGCGCTCGCCGAGAGCGGATAGAGCGCGACCGAGGGTCGCGACGAGGCTGGTCTTGCCGACTCCCCCGGCGAGAGAGAAGACCGTCAGCATCGGCGGCCTGGTGTCCTTCTGGCTTTGGCGCACGGGAGCGACATCGGCGACGTGCTCGGCTCCGGAGTGGTCGAAGACACCTTTGAGTGCGAACCAGCGGGCAGCGACACGCTCCCGTGAGTGCTGGAGCGTGTCCGAAACAGCGGAGCGCGCGATCGCGTTTGGCTGAGAGACGGCCTGGGACGGCGATCCGTAGAGCCAGGCCGGTCCCTGGGGGTTGTCGGACGGAAGGCGGAGGGTGGGCGATGAGGAATCGGAACGAGCCTCCGCCGAAGGCGAGGACAGGAAGGATATTGGCGAGGGCGGAGTCCGGAAGGGACGGTAGGCCGGTGCTTCCTCGGAGCGGTAGCTCTGCGGGCGGCGACGCGTCTCTTCGGAACCGTCACTTTCGCGCAGGGGGCGAAGACGCGAGTCCGGAGATAGCCGAGACAGGTCGGATTCGTTCTCTACCCGCTGCAGATACGGGTCGGAGATCTGACCGGGAACGGCGGGAATAGGCTGTGGGCCGGCGAGTTCCCGGAGGCGGTATTCGGAATCCTGATAGCGTGCCGCCTGGCGCTGCGCCGACGCGCTGGCTTCGGCGATCTCGCGTTCTTCGCGACGGGCGACGGCCTCGGCCGCGGCGGCAGCCTCCGCGCGACGGGCGGCTTCCATGCGTTCCGCGCCGGCTCGCCGAACGGCCTCGTCGGCGGCGCGGAGAGCCTGCTCGCGGGAGACGGGACTGCGGAGACCGGTTTGAGCGTTGGCCGCCTGTTCGGCTTCGAAGGCGGCCCTCTCCGCGGCGGCGGCGGCGGCCTCCGCCTCGGCCTGGGCTTTCAATTCCTGTTCGCGGACGTGCTCCGCGGCACGATGGCGCAACTGGGCGCGGTACTCCCGGCGCGAGGCGGAGAAATCCCGATATTTGGCTCCGTGCAGATTGGCCCAGGAATAAAGAATTGCCACATCTTCCGGAGTTTCCGGTACGGATTTCTCTTCGAACAGCTCTTTCGCCTTCGCGTCCATTGGAAAGTCACTCCTCTTGATAGGGGCCGGGCTCCCTTCGAGGTGGGAACATACCCAAAGTGCACCTTTATCTATGCAGTAACCCGAGGCTACGTCGCCGCCAGAGCTCCGTCAACCGTGCAACGATGCGACTTTCGTGTCATTCGACCGCGATGAGCAGGACCCATTTGTAACCGAGTTCGTGGGAAATGGATACGGGAAGGTAGCTAAAGTAACCAAAGTTGCATACCCAAATGC
This genomic window from Granulicella sibirica contains:
- a CDS encoding cellulose synthase operon protein YhjQ/BcsQ; translation: MDAKAKELFEEKSVPETPEDVAILYSWANLHGAKYRDFSASRREYRAQLRHRAAEHVREQELKAQAEAEAAAAAAERAAFEAEQAANAQTGLRSPVSREQALRAADEAVRRAGAERMEAARRAEAAAAAEAVARREEREIAEASASAQRQAARYQDSEYRLRELAGPQPIPAVPGQISDPYLQRVENESDLSRLSPDSRLRPLRESDGSEETRRRPQSYRSEEAPAYRPFRTPPSPISFLSSPSAEARSDSSSPTLRLPSDNPQGPAWLYGSPSQAVSQPNAIARSAVSDTLQHSRERVAARWFALKGVFDHSGAEHVADVAPVRQSQKDTRPPMLTVFSLAGGVGKTSLVATLGRALSALGERVILTDTTSHGLLPFYFGANELRPGVVRTFTPPSGSVDAPISLVSYDVDGSGSDPAGQEKFMDEVAQSSRGTNRVLFDLTGSSIWIIRRLARLNPTILIPVAPDMNSVISLQGVERLFQSVTDSDGRPVQPFYLLTQFDASLPLHLDVREVLGRQLGDRLLPFVIRRSPAVSEALAEGMTVVDYAPDAPIAEDYMNVATWLRKVSVPAPTGLRNVRWSER